The following DNA comes from Cryobacterium psychrophilum.
GGGCTCGCCCAACCTCGCCGACCCGAGCTGGATCACCGACCAGTATGACCATTACGTGGGCGGCAACACGGCCCTCGCCTTCCCCGACGACGGCGGCATGATTCGCGTCGACGAGGAGAGCGGCCTCGGCTTCGCCATCGCCACCGATGCGAACGGTCGTTACTGCCAGCTCGACCCCTACCGTGGCGCGCAGCTCGCCCTCGCTGAGGCCTACCGCAACGTGGCCGCGACCGGTGCTGTGCCGGCAGGCGTGAGCGACTGCCTCAACTTCGGTTCCCCCGAGAACCCGGAGGTCATGTGGCAGTTCCGTGAAGCCGTTACGGCTTTGGCCGACGGATGCCTTGAGCTCGGCATCCCTGTCACCGGCGGTAACGTGTCGTTCTACAACCAGACCGGCGATCAGCCAATTCACCCCACCCCGGTCGTCGCCGTGCTCGGCGTGATCGATGACGTGGGACGCCGTACCCCGAGCGGCTGGCAGGACGACGGACACAACATCTACCTGCTCGGCACCACTGCCGAGGAACTCGACGGCTCGGCGTGGTCGGGCGTGGTGCACAACCACCTCGGCGGCCGCCCGCCGGCCGTTGACCTGAAGCGCGAAGTGGCCCTTGCCGGACTGCTGCACGCCGCATCAAAGGAAGCCCTCATCGACAGCGCGCACGACCTGAGCGAGGGCGGGCTGGCCCAGGCCCTCGCCGAGGCCGTGATGCGTTTCGGCGTTGGCGCTCGCGTGTGGCTGGGCGATATTTGCGAGCGCGACGGCGTCGACGCATCCGTTGCCCTGTTCTCGGAGTCGGCCGGTCGCGTGATCGTGTCGGTTCCGCGCGAAGACGACGTGAAGTTCCTCGGCCTGTGTAAGGGTCGCGAGTACCCGGTGTTGCGCATCGGCGTCACGGATGCCGAACTGGGCGCGCTGGAGATTCAGGATCACTTCTCGGTGTCTAGCGACGACCTGCAGGCGCGCCACAGCTCCACGCTGCCCGCCGCGTTCGCCTAACCGGCGCCGCCCTGCAGCCGTCCGGCTGTGGGGCGCGCTACACTGCGAACTCGACCCAGAGCGGGTAGTGGTCGGAGATGCGCCAGGAGAGCTTGCCCCGGTCCAACCCCGGGTACACGTGCACCGGAAAGTCGAACGACCCGCCCCGCCCGGTATACGTGAGGCCACGGAGCAGGGACTGCACCGGGTTGGTGTTCGTCGTGAACCAGGCAATCTGGTCATAGAAATGCGCGGACTTGTCATCGTCGAAGATGGTGCGCGGCAGGTCGTTGAGCTCGGGCGGCGGGAACAGCCCGGTCTCGATGAACGCGTCGTAGAGCGGGTTGCCGTGCCGGTCGATGTTGAAGTCACCGAGCACGAGCAGATTGGTGTTCCAATCGTTCTTGCGGTCGGCCCAGGCACGCATCCACCGGGCAAACGCCTGGATCTCCGGGATTCGATCGCTCACACTCCCCCAGAGGATGTGCACGGTCGTGAGGATGAACTCCACCCCGCCCCGGGTGAAACTCGCCGCATAGGGCGAGCGTGCAAATTGCACGGTCGCCCTGACTCGCACCGCGGCGGGCAACACCACCTCGCCGACCAGACCGGAGGGCTGCACCCGAGTGGTGTCGTACAGAAACGTGAGTCGTTCCCCGTTGCCCGCGTCCCCCTCGGTGACGTCGGAGGTGAGCACGCGCCAGTTCGCGCCGAGCCGGTCCATCAGAAAGCGGAGCGCTGCCACGTTGCGGCGAACCTCCTGCACGGCCACAACGTCGAAACGCGTCACGATCTCCGCGATGCTGGCCACGGCGCGCCAGTCCCGCTGCGGTGTGGTCGTTGCAGATGCGGACCAGGTGGGCGCGACGCCCGAAAAGGCCCGTAGATTCCAACTGCCGATGAGCAGGTTGCCTGGCCGTTTTGCCGGAACGACAGCGTCGACGGCGGCACCCAGGCGCGTGAGTTCCGTGGCCACATCTGCCGGCGTTTCGACCACCATACAGACCATAAAAGCACAGTTGGGCCGACCGGTCCAGTCCCTGCAGGCGGCTTAGAGCACGGGTTCCTCGATGAGCGTCTCGGCCCGTTCCCACAGTTTTGCAGCCACGCCACGATCACGCGACGTGCGGGTGGCCGCCTGAAGCGTGGGTGCACCGCGGGTGAGGAAACGCGGGCCGAAGTAGTCGCCGCCGTGGGCATCCGGGTCGATCGCCGCCCGCACGATGGGCCACGCGCCGTGTTGTTTACCCTGCGCGCCCACCAGCCGTTGCAGCCCGTCGATGACGCGTTTGACGGGTGTGATCTCGTTGATTCCCGGCACGGTGGGGGTCAGGCCGGAGATGGAATAACCGGGATGCGCCACGAGCGACTGCACGGCGCCGGCACCCGCCGCGCGCAACCGACGGTCAAGCTCGAAACCGAACACCTGCATGGCAATCTTCGACTGGGCGTAGGCCTTCCAACCGTTGTACGTGGTGGCGAGCTGCAGGTCCTCAAGGGAGGAATCCATCAGCCGAGAGATCATCGACCCCAGCGACACGACTCTGCTGCCCGGCGTTCGTCGCAGGGCGGGCAGGGCGCCGGCGGTGAGCGCGAAGTGACCGAGAAAGTTGGTGGCGAGAATGAGCTCGTGGCCGTCGAGGCTCACCAGCCGGTCGGCCGAGGGGTGCACGATGCCGGCGTTGAGGATGAGCCCGTCCACGCGCGGAAGGGCACGCAGCCTCTCCGCGGCGGTACGCACGGACTCCAGGTCGGCCACGTCGAGCACCATCGTCGAAACGGATGCCCCGGGCACGCGCGAGCGAATGGCCGTCATCGCCGTCTGCGCTCGCGCTTCATTGCGGCAGGCGAGCACCACGTGGGCGCCCGTGCTCGCGAGCTGCTCGCTCGTGAAGTAGCCGAGGCCCGCGTTGGCGCCGGTGACCACGAATGTCTTGCCCACCTGGGTGGGCAGCACGCGCGGGTTCCAGCTCATGGGGTGGCGGGAGCGGCGGAGCCGCCGGCGAGCCGCACATGGTGGTGGATGACCTCGGCGATCACGAAGTTGAGGAACTTCTCCGCGAAGGCGGGGTCGAGGTGTGCCTCGACGGCCAGGTTACGCAGCCGGTCGATCTGTTCCAGTTCGCGCCCGGGGTCGGCGGGCGGCAGCCCGTGAACGGCCTTGAGCCGACCCACCTGCTGGGTGAATTTGAAGCGCTCCGCGAGCAGATGAATAAGCGCGGCGTCGATGTTGTCGATGCTCTCGCGAATGCTGTGCAACTGGTCAA
Coding sequences within:
- a CDS encoding endonuclease/exonuclease/phosphatase family protein; this translates as MVVETPADVATELTRLGAAVDAVVPAKRPGNLLIGSWNLRAFSGVAPTWSASATTTPQRDWRAVASIAEIVTRFDVVAVQEVRRNVAALRFLMDRLGANWRVLTSDVTEGDAGNGERLTFLYDTTRVQPSGLVGEVVLPAAVRVRATVQFARSPYAASFTRGGVEFILTTVHILWGSVSDRIPEIQAFARWMRAWADRKNDWNTNLLVLGDFNIDRHGNPLYDAFIETGLFPPPELNDLPRTIFDDDKSAHFYDQIAWFTTNTNPVQSLLRGLTYTGRGGSFDFPVHVYPGLDRGKLSWRISDHYPLWVEFAV
- a CDS encoding chorismate mutase, translating into MAVNEEIPADAGQDAIDQLHSIRESIDNIDAALIHLLAERFKFTQQVGRLKAVHGLPPADPGRELEQIDRLRNLAVEAHLDPAFAEKFLNFVIAEVIHHHVRLAGGSAAPATP
- a CDS encoding SDR family NAD(P)-dependent oxidoreductase, yielding MSWNPRVLPTQVGKTFVVTGANAGLGYFTSEQLASTGAHVVLACRNEARAQTAMTAIRSRVPGASVSTMVLDVADLESVRTAAERLRALPRVDGLILNAGIVHPSADRLVSLDGHELILATNFLGHFALTAGALPALRRTPGSRVVSLGSMISRLMDSSLEDLQLATTYNGWKAYAQSKIAMQVFGFELDRRLRAAGAGAVQSLVAHPGYSISGLTPTVPGINEITPVKRVIDGLQRLVGAQGKQHGAWPIVRAAIDPDAHGGDYFGPRFLTRGAPTLQAATRTSRDRGVAAKLWERAETLIEEPVL